One stretch of Zootoca vivipara chromosome 8, rZooViv1.1, whole genome shotgun sequence DNA includes these proteins:
- the PPP1R3G gene encoding LOW QUALITY PROTEIN: protein phosphatase 1 regulatory subunit 3G (The sequence of the model RefSeq protein was modified relative to this genomic sequence to represent the inferred CDS: deleted 1 base in 1 codon) has translation MESRGPAVLGLGQLLASFGERPAAEEIASAAPWRAPGSAEAEGGGSSSAVERDCAGEKKKDLPEEALLELRRRRGRSLSLPASPTLAAARLFPRSRLEGDSDGDEDDDDGGGGAGVGGRQRRGCCTKCKKRVQFADSLGLCLASVKHFSAAEEPQVPPAVLSRLQSFPMRQKDFEEFSAALAGLGACAAPALRPLQLPQGLQLAPPPPDGPGRFQCQRVCLEEATGTALAGAPTDVRGVVKVLSCPGPKEVTVRYTFNEWLSFLDTPAAPLPPPPGDPPEPCSPVERYHFTLCLPPGLQEGTAVHFAICYRSQQGEYWDNNGGANYTLSSPEKSAPPFY, from the exons ATGGAGAGCAGGGGTCCCGCGGTGCTGGGCTTGGGGCAACTACTAGCTTCCTTCGGCGAGCGCCCGGCGGCCGAGGAGATCGCCTCGGCTGCGCCATGGCGAGCGCCGGGCAGCGCCGAGGCggaaggaggcggcagcagcagcgccgtcgaGCGGGACTGCgcgggggagaagaagaaggaccTTCCCGAGGAGGCGCTGCTGGAGTTGCGCCGCCGCCGCGGGCGCTCGCTCTCCCTGCCCGCCAGCCCGACGCTGGCGGCCGCGCGGCTCTTCCCGCGGAGCCGCCTTGAAGGGGACAGTGACGGCGACGAGGACGACGACGACGGAGGGGGGGGCGCCGGCGTCGGGGGACGCCAGCGGCGT GGCTGCTGCACCAAGTGCAAGAAGCGGGTGCAGTTCGCCGACTCGCTGGGCTTGTGCCTGGCCAGCGTGAAGCACTTCAGCGCCGCAGAGGAGCCGCAGGTGCCGCCCGCCGTCCTGTCCCGCCTGCAGAGCTTCCCCATGCGCCAGAAGGACTTCGAGGAGTTCAGCGCCGCCCTGGCGGGCCTGGGCGCTTGCGCCGCGCCGGCCTTGCGCCCGCTGCAGTTGCCTCAGGGGCTCCAGttggcgccgccgccgcccgacGGGCCCGGGCGGTTTCAGTGCCAGCGCGTGTGCCTGGAGGAGGCGACGGGCACGGCTCTGGCCGGGGCCCCCACGGACGTGCGTGGCGTGGTGAAGGTGCTCAGCTGCCCGGGCCCCAAAGAAGTGACAGTGCGCTACACCTTCAATGAGTGGCTCTCCTTCTTGGACACCCCCGCAGCGCCGCTGCCCCCGCCGCCTGGGGACCCCCCGGAGCCCTGCAGCCCTGTCGAGCGCTACCACTTCACCCTGTGCCTCCCCCCTGGTCTGCAAGAGGGCACGGCCGTGCATTTCGCCATCTGCTACCGCAGCCAGCAGGGCGAATACTGGGATAACAACGGCGGGGCCAATTACACCCTTAGCAGCCCGGAAAAATCCGCGCCTCCCTTTTATTGA
- the RPP40 gene encoding ribonuclease P protein subunit p40, which translates to MFAPLRWLREGPRHVLVCEGSHVRHERSRHAAHVRDHAFNCQVSFFIPDCGSVPEALKNTVADIGQYYLVKNLSLHELIAQEFINTFVKKGSCYALTYKTRIDQDNTAALLPTGKLIISVDKDTYEELGLQGRPSLYSGKKPMRYIITVDLTDSTFSPDCKKYNRVIWALKEKMPLEFDFLMAWHQTGSEESSLMSYFSKNQIQALQPKITFNTLRNVQCPVLESNKLEGEPETACSAQELFEWLGAIFTHTGLENTSSSFLSTYSCPQPSTTVEQALLCTITGFILPEKIIHLFEQICSYFEEPKLAHWISLIVHGFADSPVSWKESEHGFLKGGENLYNFVIFRSLDYWLQMAVGAYDDCP; encoded by the exons ATGTTTGCCCCGCTGAGGTGGCTCCGCGAGGGCCCCCGTCATGTGCTGGTTTGCGAGGGGAGCCACGTGCGGCACGAGCGGTCCCGCCACGCGGCCCACGTGCGGGACCACGCTTTCAATTGCCAG GTGTCCTTTTTTATCCCTGACTGTGGATCTGTTCCAGAAGCACTAAAAAATACAGTTGCAGATATTGGGCAGTACTACTTGGTGAAGAATTTGTCGCTCCATGAGTTAATTGCACAGGAATTTATTAACACATTTGTGAAGAAAG GTTCATGTTATGCTCTTACGTATAAAACAAGGATTGACCAAGACAATACAGCTGCTCTGCTACCAACAG GCAAATTAATTATATCAGTAGACAAGGATACTTATGAAGAGCTTGGACTGCAAGGCCGTCCTTCTCTGTATTCTGGTAAAAAGCCGATGAGATACA TTATTACTGTTGACTTGACTGATTCAACCTTCAGTCCTGATTGTAAGAAATACAACAGAGTGATCTGGGCCTTGAAGGAAAAAATGCCACTAGAGTTTGATTTCTTGATGGCTTGGCACCAAACAG GATCAGAAGAATCAAGTTTGATGTCATACTTTTCCAAAAACCAAATACAGGCACTTCAGCCAAAAATAACATTCAACACATTAAGAAATGtgcagtgtccagttctggagaGCAACAAATTGGAAGGAGAGCCAGAAACAGCATGCAGTGCTCAGGAATTATTTGAATGGCTAGGTGCCATTTTCACTCATACTGGCTT agaAAATACATCCTCTAGTTTCTTATCAACATATTCATGCCCTCAACCGAGCACAACAGTAGAACAAGCTTTGTTGTGTACAATAACTGGCTTTATACTTCCAGAGAAGATAATTCATTTGTTTGAACAAATATG TTCCTATTTTGAAGAACCAAAGTTGGCTCACTGGATATCTCTCATTGTTCATGGCTTTGCTGACAGCCCTGTTTCCTGGAAAGAAAGTGAACATGGTTTCCTAAAAGGCGGGGAGAATTTATACAACTTCGTAATTTTTAGGAGCTTGGATTACTGGCTTCAAATGGCAGTTGGAGCATATGATGATTGTCCTTAA